From the genome of Spinacia oleracea cultivar Varoflay chromosome 2, BTI_SOV_V1, whole genome shotgun sequence, one region includes:
- the LOC110793859 gene encoding PRA1 family protein F2 has translation MTTYGTIPTSHSPSNQPATNLHFITRATTKIQSTYTTHRRPWNHLFSLSSLSLPSSFNDAYFRFKTNLSFFRMNYAIIALLILFLSLLYHPISLLVFLLTMSAWLFLYFLRDAPLFVFGYNIDDRVVLAVLAVLTVVFLLLTDVTVNIVVALGVAVVVIVVHTVVRGTDDLPDTAVGGFEDESGARVAYNRGAGGLGDRLPLKDTASSSFSASN, from the coding sequence ATGACAACCTATGGAACAATACCCACATCCCACTCCCCTTCAAACCAACCCGCAACAAACCTCCACTTCATCACACGCGCCACCACCAAGATCCAATCAACCTACACTACCCACCGCCGTCCATGGAACCAcctcttctctctctcctccctctctctcccttCCTCCTTCAACGACGCCTACTTCCGCTTCAAAACCAACCTCTCCTTCTTTCGCATGAACTACGCCATCATCGCACTCTTAATCCTCTTCCTCTCTCTTCTGTATCACCCAATCTCTCTCCTCGTCTTCCTCCTCACCATGTCGGCATGGCTATTCCTCTACTTCCTCCGTGACGCGCCTCTGTTTGTTTTCGGGTATAATATTGATGATCGCGTTGTGCTCGCTGTTCTCGCTGTTTTGACGGTGGTTTTCTTGCTTCTTACTGATGTTACTGTGAATATCGTGGTGGCGCTtggtgttgctgttgttgtgatTGTGGTTCATACGGTGGTGAGAGGGACGGATGATCTTCCTGATACGGCGGTGGGGGGTTTTGAAGATGAGAGTGGCGCGCGTGTTGCTTACAACCGTGGTGCGGGTGGGTTGGGTGATCGGCTTCCGTTGAAGGATACGGCGTCGTCTTCATTCTCTGCTTCCAATTGA